The following proteins are co-located in the Dehalococcoidia bacterium genome:
- a CDS encoding DUF58 domain-containing protein, with protein MADEPTTGASGALRPELLKKVRRIEIRSRRLVNSLFLGEYHAVFRGRGIEFSEVREYVPGDEVRSIDWNVTARLNAPFVKKFVEERELTVLLLVDVSASGAFGTVPQTKREVAAEIAALLALSAINNQDRVGLVAFSDRVEKYVAPAKGQRHVLRLVRELLTLEPAGRGTRLATVLDYASTMLSRRAVVFVISDFVDVGDYQTALRVLARRHDLVAIALTDPRELELPDVGIVELEDAESGQTVVVDTSDAKVRAAYRDQADQARRERARLFRQNGVDAIEIGTGSSYIEPLMAFFRARSGAPRRRAAG; from the coding sequence GTGGCGGACGAACCAACAACCGGCGCGAGCGGCGCCCTGCGGCCCGAGCTGCTGAAAAAAGTGCGGCGGATCGAGATCCGCTCGCGCCGGCTGGTCAACAGCCTGTTTTTGGGCGAGTACCATGCCGTCTTCCGCGGCCGCGGCATCGAGTTCTCCGAAGTGCGCGAGTACGTGCCCGGCGATGAGGTGCGCAGCATCGACTGGAACGTGACGGCGCGGCTCAACGCACCCTTCGTCAAGAAGTTCGTCGAAGAGCGCGAGCTGACGGTGTTGCTGCTGGTCGACGTCAGCGCCTCCGGCGCCTTCGGCACCGTGCCGCAGACCAAGCGCGAGGTCGCGGCCGAGATCGCCGCCCTGCTGGCGCTCTCGGCGATCAACAACCAGGACCGCGTCGGTCTGGTCGCGTTCAGCGATCGGGTGGAAAAATACGTGGCGCCGGCCAAGGGCCAGCGCCACGTCCTGCGGCTGGTGCGCGAGCTGCTGACGCTGGAGCCGGCGGGCCGCGGCACACGCCTCGCCACGGTGCTCGATTACGCCAGCACGATGCTAAGCCGGCGGGCCGTCGTCTTCGTGATCTCCGACTTTGTCGATGTCGGTGACTATCAGACAGCCTTGCGGGTGCTTGCCCGTCGCCACGACCTGGTGGCGATCGCGCTGACCGATCCACGCGAGCTGGAGCTGCCCGACGTCGGCATCGTCGAGCTTGAGGACGCGGAAAGCGGGCAGACCGTAGTCGTGGATACCTCAGATGCGAAGGTACGGGCGGCCTACCGCGATCAGGCCGACCAGGCGCGGCGCGAGCGCGCCCGTCTCTTCCGCCAGAACGGTGTCGATGCGATCGAGATCGGCACCGGCAGTTCCTACATCGAGCCGCTGATGGCGTTCTTCCGTGCCCGCTCTGGCGCGCCGCGAAGGCGGGCCGCGGGATGA
- a CDS encoding VWA domain-containing protein produces the protein MFDSAYRLDSPWMLGLLALVAAAWLISRRSRRRGGALIISSVSSLRPVRPSWRIRYRWTLTLLRIVAAVLLVLALARPQVGRASAKIPTRGIDIVIALDLSGSMLDPGLSSGSKLDGAKQAIKQFVAQRKNDRVGLVVFESESRVVSPLTNDYHALEQQIDQVKNGLLPDGTAIGLGVADAINLLRGSTSKSKVIILATDGENNQHRLEPEQAVDFARSLNMKLYTIGMLAQNETPATTQVDERAMQQWAKSTGGFYGRAQTESQLQHIFQTISRLETSQLERNHYTSYDELFGVFLLPALGLLVLEAGLGATLFRRVP, from the coding sequence GTGTTCGATTCGGCGTACCGCCTCGACAGCCCGTGGATGCTGGGGCTGCTTGCACTGGTGGCGGCCGCGTGGTTGATCTCGCGTCGCTCCCGGCGGCGCGGCGGCGCCCTGATCATTTCCAGCGTCAGCAGCCTGCGCCCGGTGCGGCCCTCGTGGCGCATCCGCTACCGCTGGACGCTCACGTTGCTGCGCATTGTCGCCGCCGTCCTGCTGGTGCTGGCGCTCGCCCGGCCCCAGGTCGGCCGCGCCAGCGCCAAGATTCCCACGCGCGGCATCGACATCGTGATCGCCCTCGATCTGTCGGGCTCGATGCTCGACCCCGGATTGAGTTCCGGCAGCAAGCTCGATGGCGCGAAGCAGGCGATCAAGCAGTTCGTCGCACAGCGCAAGAACGACCGCGTGGGCCTCGTCGTCTTCGAGAGCGAGAGCCGTGTCGTCAGCCCGCTCACGAATGACTACCACGCGCTGGAGCAGCAGATCGACCAGGTGAAGAACGGCCTCTTGCCGGACGGCACGGCGATCGGCCTGGGCGTGGCCGACGCGATCAATCTGCTGCGCGGCTCGACGTCGAAGAGCAAGGTGATCATCCTGGCCACCGACGGCGAGAACAACCAGCATCGGCTGGAGCCCGAACAGGCGGTCGACTTTGCCAGGTCGCTCAACATGAAGCTGTACACGATCGGCATGCTGGCGCAGAACGAGACGCCGGCCACCACGCAGGTCGATGAGCGAGCGATGCAGCAGTGGGCCAAGTCGACGGGCGGCTTCTACGGGCGCGCGCAGACCGAGAGTCAACTCCAGCACATCTTTCAAACGATCAGCAGGCTGGAGACCTCACAACTCGAGCGGAACCATTACACCAGCTACGACGAACTCTTCGGCGTCTTCCTCCTGCCGGCGCTGGGTCTGCTAGTGCTGGAGGCAGGACTGGGCGCCACGCTGTTTCGTCGGGTTCCATAA